ATGTTGGCATCGACCGACTATCCATTGaatttcaagttttatttatatttatattcaatttattttcctcCAACAATTACAAACAATTACCAACAACATTCATCACAACAATCAACAATTAGAGAGAGTGAGAGAGTGAGACAATGAGTTGTTTGGAAACAGTCTAGACAGCAAAATTTGTTGCACTCACTGCATTCTGCCTTGGTCCTCTCAGCCATGTTCAGGGCAGTCGATCTGCCTGAAATTGCAGAGACGAGCTGTAGCAGCCAGAGCAAAACCGTCCGTCCTTAGCCTTTGCATTTGGACCAGACGCCAGCTTCCGCTTGTGAGATCTTGAACTGCTGatcgaaagatgaaaaatgctgATGAAGTAATTGGCTCTGATTTCCTTGACCTTCTCGCGATACAAAAATCAAACGTTGACCAAGGCAGTCTGGATTACGAGatgaaaaaacagctggataTACCATTTGGCTGTCCTCACAAACGAAGTATCGGCAGCCAGGTCTGGTCGTTGAGGTCAACAAATCCCTTCATCATGTCGTATTCAGCAACAACCAAGTGCTCGCCGTTTGCATGGAAGCTGGCAGCTTGGTAGATAGCATATGAACGtctttcttatcttttcatttcaatcaattttttctttttttggatttttaaattctaatatatccttttaattttataCCATCTTAATTTtagattattttttctgtaatgttaccttagtttttttattctactttttatatttgatttaaatctttgattttataaattaattatttaatatttttgaattttaattttgaattcttgattttaatgtttatttaatatttttcaatcaaaatcaCTCGTTTATTTAAAAGttaacaaattttcaacaaagaaaaatgcgtCAGTGTCGGaaagtcatgaaaaaaatggctCGTCGTCAACGTGCTAAAGGGGACATGCCACCCATTTGAGGAAATCTCATGGATAATAAGGGACTcgaggtgtagatcacgatTGTTTAGTCGAATATAATGTACACAATGAACTTACATTGTCTATGAGAGATCCAACATTGTCAAATTCGTAATTTGCTGCTATTAACAGAAAATGCAGGAATTCGGAGTCATTATGAGAAGGATAGTAAAAAGGATAATCATAGTAAGGGACTTCAAAGCAGATACATTGGAATAATTTATACAAAATTAGAGTAAATTAATTCCCCCATAATTTTACTCTTTAACAGTGACGTTTTACAAGACTTGCAAACTTGCAAATCTTACAACTTCACTAACAACCTACTTATTTTAACCATGATGCTCCGTAGAATTATAAAATGAGATTCATTGGCTTACATCACACCGTTGGAAAATGATGGCTTGCCGACTATTTTTATGAGCCGTTTTTATCTTGGGTGCAAGTGCACCGAAGTGCAAGTGCACCAATTAGGGCCGACAGCAAATGTTAGTGGATTTTTGCTGTATTGTGCCTTATTTTAGAAATGAATTCTAACTAAGAGTGTACATTCGGAAAGAAATCGAAGGCAACTACTGATTAATAGTTTTCTATTTCGAAATAGTCATCGTTTacagaattcgaaaaaaacgtTGCGGCGGCATCTCTGAGTATACATTCCTTTTCATAACGTCTTTGCACAGTATTGTACCAATGGAATTAGTTGACGGGATTTTCAGCACATGCTATTTTTAGCAAAGGTCATTAGTTCACAggctcttttcaatttttttttctggagaaccTTAATTAACACCACTGGAATAGTATAATTACCAACACTTTACCAGATAAACGTTCCATATTTTTGGAACATTTCAGAAGTAACTAACTAACTTCTAACTTCAGAAATGAAGCTGGTCACattttgttaaaattttctaaaacatgaaagaaattCTGCCCATTGGATTGCATAGTTATTTATGTACTACAGATATGTAGATCATATTTATACTAGTTATCCAGGATAAATACTATACACACTCGTCCACATCTtaaatgaatatgaattttgaaataacttTTCTGCTGCCCAAGGAGGAGCAGATTTCTGAGTATTTATTCCAGAGACCtctatttttatgtttctagTGAAGAAGTTTAGAATGCCcaatcattttttcctttactttaAAAGCAGGAACAGTGCGTGCAGTCGGAAAATGTTTTGCTTGTATAGTAATGTTTTGCATCTTTCGCTGGGCCGCTTCGTTCCAAATTTAAAGATATGTACAATGTTTTTGCTAACGAACCTTTtcgcaaaattattttttttctcattaacgATATATCCTTTTACCTTCAACAACATTCTGAGTGGAAGAAACAAATAGGAACTGAAACTTGCAACTAAACCACTCCACAATGCAGATTTCTTGTTGCTCAATGCACGTGGTCgataacttaaaggcatcaccccacgaatctgaggtggcacggatttcaggtggagtattagtatacgggatcgtagattatggagaggagggtgattccttccatttcttcctaattaccgcaAAAACGGCAAGCACgatgcgcgtgcacaaggctgacgcgctccaatcgaacttcttgtagaaaatggcgcacCGGCacgcccgaagccgcatcttccggaccctTTTATAGGagttaggaaaaaatcggaaatcggaaattggacggaatcaccccctctccataatctactatccagtataagaacactccacctgaaatccgtaccacctcagattcgttgcgtgatgcctttaaggaagctTTCTAGAGGCgtcagaaaaaagttctttgaaTGATTACTTTCTCGCCCTGTGGTGGGGGACTGAAGAATTTTGAACTTCTCATCTATTCCTGCACATTTCTTCTTGTTAAGATACAATGCCCATATTGTGCAATGTTTCTTTGATGAATTTCCAATCCTGGTACAAATTCAGGCAACAACTCCAAATCTCAGCGCATTGCTGTACTTTGGAGCGAACAGGGAGAGGAACGCTCCGTGCAGCGAAAAACATATTGAATTGATAAGGAGCAATTGTTCTAGAAACGgtggttgaagaaaaaagttgcctCTGAGTTTTATCGTGGCTCGGTGCCAGTTGCTCGTTAGGTTGGGAGCCACGCGGGTCTTTAGTTTCACTTTGCCGCAGAACGATCACAGCCATTATCAACGCTCCGCTAGGGGCAATAACCGCACAGCTCAAACTGGTTAAACCCTTATTATAAAGAGAACATACATGGCAGTACACCAATTCAATAGTATTTACATGTACCAGAGAATATGGCAGGGTACGTGATCAACGTGCTCCGAGCTTCCCGTCAATATCGTAGTCACTAGTATAACATGGAAATAAAGAGCGGATCAAAAACAACCGCTGCTACACCGTGTCTAtctgaataaataatacatcagaaaaagaaacaacgatTAACGGCTCACTGATCACCGATTTTATATGAGTTGCAGGTCGATGTGCTTAGGAAAATAACTGCAGAAAAGTCATGGTAAACACTGTTAAATCTAGAATAATGAATATACCGATAGCTCTGGTTATGTCATCGTATTGCGAGTAtagcaagaaaaattcaaagtgtTGAGCGAACAAGAAGCTGAAAATTAAAGCCAGCATAAAACCacctgacgtggtgaaggaatccacgGTAAAAGCTGGAACTGGGGGTTTTGAGTGCGGGaacagaggtggttccgctcatttctccctgattGTCGTAAGAAACTATGTGGGGGCCATGTTGGCCATTTTGGCTAccacgaggcacgttagaacttTCCTCCATGCACACGTCCTGGTCCCCttaacagcctattcattgatttcacttaactaggctggtgagaagacatcactgatcttcgacgaatcgcacATGGATGCAGTGGATGCAGCGcatgcacaaaggtggcgcgttgcaactgaaatcgttcCCAGACCCCGCCATCTACATTCATAGCTCTGGATTTTCCcgtggattccttcaccacgtcagattcgtggtatgctacctttgaagtagagttaaaggcatcagcccacgagtctggggtggtgcgggttccaggtgggttatgcctaaatggtgtcgtagattatagtggggaaggtgattccgtccatttcttcctaagtgatgtagaaaacggtccggaagaggCGGCgggtgcacgaggctggcgcgctccaatagaacttgttttagaaaatagcgccccgaacgctcgaagccgtatcttccgggccgttttttacggcaattaggaagaaatggacgaaatcaccctcctcaccataatctacgaccctgtataggcacAACCCAGTTGGAACGGGCACCACTCCAGATCCCTGGGGTGATGACATCAACAAGTATCACATGCACATGGTTGTCCTCAAAAGAGTACCTGGGCACACTGGAAATAACAGATGGTTAACAGACTACGAATAACGCGCTTCAAATTAACAGGCGACCGAGGCAGAAAGGGAACaagcaattaaaggcatcaccccacgaatctgaggtggtacggatttcaggtggagtattcttatacaggatcgtagattatggagaggggggtgattccgtccatttcctcctaattgccgttaaaaacggcccggaagatgcggcgtgtgcacaaggctgacgcgctccgaCCGAACTCcgtgtagaaaacagcgcgccggaacgctcgaagccgtatcttccgtaccacctcagattcgtggggtgatgcctttaagttggcAACTTGGAAcatcaaacaaaaacatgaaactCACTTATAGGTATGGTGTCGACTTAGCTCTCGCTCTTAGCGCGTCGGCGTTCTAGTACAAACGATACCGAAGGGAATTCGTTATATGTTTTGTGTTAGATGGAAGGAAATGGCGGCTTCAAATTTAATGTCATTCATAATTGTCAAAGATTACGTTCAAAGAATAAGAGGTTTGCTCCATTCAGTAGCGGAGGTAAACACAAAGAAATTAGAGAACAACTGATAAATGATGAGAAACTAACAGGAAGTTTACCCATCTTCATACTTCTATTTAATTATCCTGACTTATTAATAACTGTTTCAGAAACGACCATGCGGATGCCGCCTATAATGAGGAGGATCCGCCGCTGTTACAGAACTGTACTCATCCGGCCGAAATTGGGACCACGCCAAGGGTGAGCTCAGATCACtcgtgttgttttgttttcaagcGTTTTGCAATTctaacgcaaaaaaaagcgttggTGAACGATCGTACATCAGATTTGAATCATTGCACCCTAGCGATGTACCTTATCCGCCTCACACCATTGTTAATCGATTTTTACTCATAGTCCGTCAGAtagtttaaagacatcaccccacgaatcctgAGCTAATACGGATTTTatttggagtattcgtatacgggatcgtagattatggagagggggcgattcagtccatttcttcctaagtgccgtaaaaaattgGTCCGGACGATACGGTTTccagcgttccggtgcgctattttccacaaggtgttcgactggagcgcgcaagccttgtgcggcgccgcatcttccggaccattttttacgggaattaggaagaagtggacggaatcacccgcctctccataatctatatacgaatactccacctgaaatcctcaccacctcagattcgtggggtgatgcctttaatagtgATAAGTTGTGTGATCGCCAATTCATCCCCATTTCTTCTAACTGGCTAACAAATCTGTCTCAAAGATCTGGTTGCATAAAATAACGTGGCGTCCACACactgatttcttctttcaattttgATCTAGACGGAGGGTTTGGACCGAATAAATCCGTTGTTGGGAAcctttttgtattatttgagTGTTATGAAAACGTTACTGACAATGAGCGGGAAAAAACAACACTTTTACATGCGATTATGGATTCGTATCTCAAGTTACACCGTGCTGCGAGAGGCTCCGCCgcttggaccaatgctaatTAATGCATGCGCTCTATGCAATATTTTTTAGAGCAGTTCGATAAAACAGCTCTGAAAGTGAATATAGCGCTTCGAATACTAGAAGTCTGGGGTGATACTGAAGTAGTATTCTGaagcgaaagaagaaaaacaaactacAGATGAAACAAAAAGGTACAGAAATAAGGTGCAGAAATACAACTTAAACAAAAACAGAGGAGCATGACAAAATTACCATATCAGGTTAAACAAAGGAAGAAGACGAAACAGTacgaaagatagaaaaaaacgacaataaaaaatagtagaacGAAGAAACAAGACAAATAAAACAGTGATgatacagaagaaaagaaacggaaTGGAGCTACAAGAGCTCACTTACGTTTCTAAATCCTAAGATCtcacattcttttctttcttgtacTGTCGCTTGTTGTGATATTCCCATCTTGAGATACTTGATAAGAGTTCGTGAAGCACCGTACATCACTCATTCTGTAGCTTTCCCTGTGCCTACTCCTCTGAAGCGGCGTAGTGGGCCGCTGTACCAGGCCGAATTTTGCGGCTCATTAGCAGTGGGCCAAGGAGACTCCCGCAGCCAAGTGTAACTTTAGAAACGAGTTCATTTTTGGTGGAATGATATAATCAATGGGATATTCAATTAAATATAGTAAGTGAAAGTGAAGTAAGTGAAAGAATGTTAAATGAGACAAACTAATCATATTAAGAATATAGCCGAGTCCTATGTAATTAAGACCCACACCACTCGATGGTCACCGGTGTTTAAAACTGTTCCTCCCCTTCCGTAGCGCTGTCCACTTTGCCAGCCTTTTACATaatcttatttatatttatttttatttttattattttttatataatctatatttatttatttatctatttataaGGTAAAATTATATGGCCGTATTATGACACAGCAAACACTGTTTTCCTTAGAAGAATTGTGCGAACCCGCAAGCATTAATTTGTATATCtatgaaaaatccaaaagcaAGTTCCAAGTTAATAATTCGCACCCATTGTTAAAGTAATCATAATATTTGTTGATATTGATAGAATATTTCCAAGAAAGctgtattttttcctaaaattccTTGATTGAGGGGATTTCCGTTGACAGCGCCAAATCAAAGGAATTCCTGCGAGTGAACGTTGGTGGACAGCGGTTTATGctgaaaaaggaaacgatATCTGCCAGGAAAGTTGGTGAGCGTTGTTTTTCCATAAAGTAAACTAAAGCCTATGGTGTTCATTATGAATGTTGCTGGAGGATTAGGGAACACACGTACAAATGAAATGAGTTACCAGTTTTGTTACTTGCTTGTTCGTCATAGACTGGTGCTTCTATATGCACGCCACAAAgtgaaaacaaactgaaatgGTCCGACAAACTTTTCAGAGGATCTCcacactttcattttttgcgtcaaattcactttttccaaaacaatCCGTAACTGTAGCATTTTCCAAGCTATTGAGTCGAAGAATAGTTCAgaggcgttttttttaaattgaaaacgtACCCAGAAACAGAATGCCTTCACAAAACGTTACAAGTTGTTTAAtagaaagttctttttttcgataagaaaattgtatttttattcccaacaattttattgattctattttttcgAACTATTAAAATAGAGTGTCAAGTGGGAAAAGGGTATTTTTTCGGTTGTtcttgtgtgatttttttgcattcaatCGAAAAGATGTGGCTGCTGAAAATGAGAGTGGTGTTGTGTACGGAGAAGGAGTAGCACTCAGAAATGTCATTTGTCCTTGTGCTTCTGAAGTGGGCTTTTTCATCTCAAAAGAGGTCCGCCAGTTCGACCGACCAACTGTCATGGGATGAAGGAAGAAGATTTATCCCttcccacttttttccacCTGGATAAAAACAGCTGCAGATTAATCAATATTTTGTTCTACGTTGTTTTCCAAAGTCTTGCGCTAGGTTACTCGTTAAGTTTTTGGACAACTCATTTTGATTTTCACcgcattttttctatttctcaatTCATATTTTGTATTCTCTTTCAAGTTTCTCCaaagttgtttgttgttgtttccaaGTTTACACaagctattttctgcaaggagttcgattggagcgcgccagtagtgtgcacacgccgtatcttccgggccgttttttacggcaattaggaagaaatggatggaatcacccgtCCCACCATAagctacgatcccgtatacgaatactccacccgaaatccgtacaacctcagattcgtggggtgatgcctttaagtgcaaGGAAAAACGGAGGGTGTCGAAGATGCTTCGCTTTGTCCACTTCACACTCCATGTTAActatctgaaaaataaaaatagaatttgatagaataaaaagaatcaaaatgcAATCATCTTTTATGACAACGAATCCAACATCGATTCATAAGTTTTGTCCTTATTTCCTGATTTCATGTGCACTTTAACTTTGGAAAAGGGCCATGAATTGTTCCTCAACTCAAAATGTATGCGCATGCGTGTCCCGTTTGAATTCACAAACAGACACATCGTTGACCACGTCGATATCTTTGTCCCTTACATTGTTCATAGAAAAACTCTCTCAAGACTTTCATTTTATGAAACTTTGTATTCTTAGGACGATTAGTGTGGCTTCTGGATTTGAACACCACCACGGAACGTCTTTCACTCGCTGATGCCTACTTTTCCTCGACGAATGAGTACTATTTCGAACGACCTCCAGCATTATTTCATATAGTATATCAATTCTACTTAACTGGTAACGGTTACAATTTTAAACATAGTTCCTTACACTAAAATAATATGCGGTCACGTTAAGGTCAAATCCATCAACCCTCTCATCTCTGCCCGAATGACATCCTCGACGAATTAGACTACTGGGGCATCGTTCCGGATAACTACCTCGCTCCGTGCTGCTGTGCAGATGACAAGGTACCtcttttttgtctcttttAAAGTTTATCTGTTAGAAATGGATTTACAAATTTGTGATGTACCTGGTCTTTCCTAGCTGTTAAAGTTCACTTTCTAAATAGAGTTCCGAAGAAGATACTTTTAGTGTACATTTCAAGTTTTATATGTCTTTTTTATGTAGATtgtaaaaatttctggatcgTGTTCGTTAGAAACATTTGCATATTTCAGAATGATCTTGATTCACTGTCTTCGTTTTCGTCTGAAGAGTCACCAAACCTTTTCAAGCACCTACCGCTGGGAGAGTTGCGGAAAACCATCTGGAATATTATTGAGGAGCCCACGAGGTGACGGCTACTCTTTCAAATAAAGGCTTTGCTCActcatttctatttcatttcattattcataACGTCCTAAGAAGAGCTGCTCTTCCACTCCACTGGAGTTCTCTCAGCAACTGTCAGACTAAACATCAGATTTTCTACAAGTATTTCTTGCACGAAATCCTGTACAGTTGAATTAGTTCAGCCAAGCCAACGCAACACGTCTGCGGCGAAGGCGAGGCCGGGCGAAATCCTTCGAAGACAAAGATCCGACATACCCTAGCTCTCCGAGGAGCGCACCAACGCAGCCAAAGCCCTTGCAGCATCCGTCGCCACTTTTGCGCCTGCATGTCGAACGCATTCGGCAGCTACTAACTTGACTGTATGCAGTTTACTGTTCCCGACTACCAGTTATTTAGGCTCAGCCATAGAGAGCGAAGGAAAGACTGAAATGCCTCTCTGTCCCCAGAGTTTTTTCCGAGAGTCTAAGAGACCACTGGAATAGGAGCCTACACAAACGCAGTGATATGTCGGAAATTAACCAGCTCTTGCGAAAAGGCGCTATCGTCCAGCGCACTGCCAAAGCACAGCCTAAACGAGTCAATTACCTGGAGGTAGCGCGGATTCCTTGGTAACAACCCTtcgtttcgttacgctgaactgccgggCACTGTTGACCCGAGGTACCATGGTCAGTCGGTCACTCAAAGTCAAAAGGCAGTTCACGCCAAGTCGCAAAGTCTCACAGAATATGGAACAgtgatgaatggatgaattctATGCGAGTTTTTGTTGTAAGgaatcgagaaggttgggcaaaACTGTATTCAAGGACGACACGGCGAAGATCCGAGCAACAGTAGACAGTAATACCACCGCAATAGGGTTTTTGCATCCATTAATATCCCAAAACCGAGTGTAAAAATTGCCACATTCTTCGTCTGGTCTGAAGACATTAATTCGATCTCATTTCAGCTCCGGCTTTGCACAGGTTTTTGCCACATTATCCGTCCTATTCGTGTTGATATCGATTTCGGGGCTCGTGCTCGGCTCACTTCCAGAATTACAAGTTCCAGTGCAAAAGAATACCTCCCAAGGTATGTGTCTTGAAGATTAAGATGGAAAACTagcaaaaaatttcgaattttcaaaaatgccaAACGTACCCAACATTTGGACGTTTCTCCTTCTATAAAAGTCATTTATTCCTCcagaatatttttcaacatAGTTATGTCTCCGGGTTTTGCTCAAAAGTTTTTTGGGACAGGAAGAAAAGCTTACGGAAATTAACACAGCCACTTCCACACAACCATCCAGTGCAGTAAATACGGTATAATGCAGCGCTGCTAGCGATATGGGAatactgcactgagcttcctGGTGTTATGTTACAGTATTTTTGACAGCATTAGCAGAACGAAGGAGACTATTACTATTTTGAGTCGACATTCAGATACGTGTGTGGCAAGAGGCcacgaaaagaaattttcttttgttttctgtggaagaaaaacaacgtcTAGGCTTCTTCTAATCCGGTTTCAGCTGTAAATGCTTGTGAATAACGCCACAGTGTTTAATTTAActattaaggaagaaaaattttaatagcGCATCTAAACACTTCTTTTGATggtttctttcaagaaaataaactcTAGATATGTAGATGTGTCATAAATTGAATATGTGTACTTCCTTTGCCTAACAAAAGACTCAGCTACCTGAAAACTGTTTCacaaaaaagtaacaaatgtataaaacgaaaatatataaaatgaaTGTGTAGATGAATTTGCGATAGAAATATGTATGGTGAATTTTTTAGAAGcggtcttctttctgtttttgtaaAGTGTCCCATAGCAACcatgatttttattattccgTTCTCTTCCAGGAGTGATAACTGATATGGAGCCGCATCCTGTTCTTGGTTATATTGAATACGTATGTATTGTTTGGTTTATTTTGGAGTACGGTAGGTTGTTcactgtttttcttgttttccctACAGTTACTATCCTAGGAGAGGATCTAGTGCCTTCAGGTACGAAGATGTTAGTTTCTTCGGATCGTCGAAAAACATTCTTTCAACTATTGAATATTATCGATTTAATGGCCATCGTACCTTTTGTTATCGAAATGATGCTGTTTATGTTGGGCGTCAGTACGGAGCAACTAAGAGATCTTAAAGTGAGGAGCAACAACAGTGGTTGTGCGTCCTGAAGAGAAAATTCCTGCAGTGTTTCAGGGAGCGTTTCTGGTCATTCGAATACTTCGGGTGTTGCGGGTGATCCGGGTGTTGAAACTCGGACGTTATAGTAGTGGCTTgcaaatgtttggaaaaacgCTCAAGGTAATTTCTATCCTTGGAATTTCTCAGTTTatctgtggtttttttttgtggacaatgagaattcttcaaaaaaggaaacaatttCACACTGGTCACATTTCTGAAtggatttttagaaaatgttcTCTTCTAATAGCAACCGGAAGAGGCGCTTAAGATTCAGAGATTCAAGGCGTTAATGTTGTTGGCATAAGTAGAAGTATTAATGATCCAAtaatgttgtttgtttgttgttgatCATTCAAAACAGAGCCTAATTATCCCTTTATGTCAACCAAATTCACCATTTCATTGCAGGGtttaaatccttttttttctttcttttcgcttttttttcgctgcttgTAGTACTTACTCGTGTAGCCTTTTGTGCGCAATTACATTTACAAAATGATGTCACAAATTTCTCAAACGTAAGTCAACTCTAAATAGCACTCTGCTTCTTTCTATGACAAATTTATAGGTACATACCGTAAccattcaattattttatagACGGCTTCATAGACGCAAAAGGCTTATGCACATCGAAATGATGTGACTAGAATTCTGCCGAGAGACAAAAGGAGAttactttcaaagaaaaaaaaaacggtcaaAGAAATCCACAATTGAAGAGTATAGCTAAAGCAATTAAGATTTCTTAGGTCCACATCAAGAAGCctgaaaaattctcttctccaAATTTGTAGGGCTATACTCGGGAACTTGGGATACTTCTCAATAGGACATCTCTAAATAGGAGATCACCGAAgttcacttcgttttttttttctaaaataattgtTACAGAGTTGTCGATAAGCCGCATACGCGATAGAATGAGGTTGAAATTTGCATCGGAGCGTGCAAATAATGCAATGCTCTGTATTCTGCAGggatattgaaaaaattgcaaaattctgCATTTCTGAGCTCATTTAAAGtgaacgtatcacgaaatttgaaGTATTCGGAACTATCCACTATAGGGATAAGACTACTAGTTCCATTAAGGTAGTGATTACTCTCAATTCCGGCTGATCTTCTAGAAAAAGACGTCAGAAGCAGCCTCGTTCGCACGAGTTCCTCCTACAatgcaacttgttacgcgACAGAACACGACAATTCCGTCGTTGTACAATCCGTGAACAATCCAGTTAATGTGGCTCAACTGAGCAACAGAAGCTTTCCAACACGCACAGTCGCATATGCGTTGGGGATTGCAATCGTTTTTCCCTACAATCTCATAGATAAGGCAGTTTTTTCCGGAAGAGAACGAGAAAGACGCACGCTCGCGCTGCCCATTTTCAGTCTCAAAAATTACCAGAATTTTTATCCAACCTCCGTTTCATCTCCAAAAATATTCCACACATTAAAATTCCCGTTCAATTCATCCAACAGTAACTCTTCATTTGAAGCCTTTATGAAGCTGTTGACGATCGTGTCCTGAAAATCGAATAGAAACTGTCGCTCACCAAATCGGCTGCCTCGCTGTGGCACATCCTTT
This window of the Necator americanus strain Aroian chromosome III, whole genome shotgun sequence genome carries:
- a CDS encoding hypothetical protein (NECATOR_CHRIII.G10371.T2), with translation MATSHGITRLNRHRQTRGYHINSYDKLGFRLRKRCNLLNDHADAAYNEEDPPLLQNCTHPAEIGTTPRGISVDSAKSKEFLRVNVGGQRFMLKKETISARKVGRLVWLLDLNTTTERLSLADAYFSSTNEYYFERPPALFHIVYQFYLTGQIHQPSHLCPNDILDELDYWGIVPDNYLAPCCCADDKNDLDSLSSFSSEESPNLFKHLPLGELRKTIWNIIEEPTSSGFAQVFATLSVLFVLISISGLVLGSLPELQVPVQKNTSQGVITDMEPHPVLGYIEYVCIVWFILEYGTKMLVSSDRRKTFFQLLNIIDLMAIVPFVIEMMLFMLGVSTEQLRDLKGAFLVIRILRVLRVIRVLKLGRYSSGLQMFGKTLKASFRQLGMMAMVVLTGVIFFSTLVYFLEKDEPGSQFYSIPAACWWCIVTMTTVGYGDLTPTTVPGKLVATGAIACGVLVLALPITIIVDNFMKVAEGERGHAASGVARRFGQRQYEQSQTPELNNLTRTTSMKKPNTEDTIC
- a CDS encoding hypothetical protein (NECATOR_CHRIII.G10371.T1), which encodes MNTAILQGSIMATSHGITRLNRHRQTRGYHINSYDKLGFRLRKRCNLLNDHADAAYNEEDPPLLQNCTHPAEIGTTPRGISVDSAKSKEFLRVNVGGQRFMLKKETISARKVGRLVWLLDLNTTTERLSLADAYFSSTNEYYFERPPALFHIVYQFYLTGQIHQPSHLCPNDILDELDYWGIVPDNYLAPCCCADDKNDLDSLSSFSSEESPNLFKHLPLGELRKTIWNIIEEPTSSGFAQVFATLSVLFVLISISGLVLGSLPELQVPVQKNTSQGVITDMEPHPVLGYIEYVCIVWFILEYGTKMLVSSDRRKTFFQLLNIIDLMAIVPFVIEMMLFMLGVSTEQLRDLKGAFLVIRILRVLRVIRVLKLGRYSSGLQMFGKTLKASFRQLGMMAMVVLTGVIFFSTLVYFLEKDEPGSQFYSIPAACWWCIVTMTTVGYGDLTPTTVPGKLVATGAIACGVLVLALPITIIVDNFMKVAEGERGHAASGVARRFGQRQYEQSQTPELNNLTRTTSMKKPNTEDTIC
- a CDS encoding hypothetical protein (NECATOR_CHRIII.G10371.T3), which codes for MATSHGITRLNRHRQTRGYHINSYDKLGFRLRKRNDHADAAYNEEDPPLLQNCTHPAEIGTTPRGISVDSAKSKEFLRVNVGGQRFMLKKETISARKVGRLVWLLDLNTTTERLSLADAYFSSTNEYYFERPPALFHIVYQFYLTGQIHQPSHLCPNDILDELDYWGIVPDNYLAPCCCADDKNDLDSLSSFSSEESPNLFKHLPLGELRKTIWNIIEEPTSSGFAQVFATLSVLFVLISISGLVLGSLPELQVPVQKNTSQGVITDMEPHPVLGYIEYVCIVWFILEYGTKMLVSSDRRKTFFQLLNIIDLMAIVPFVIEMMLFMLGVSTEQLRDLKGAFLVIRILRVLRVIRVLKLGRYSSGLQMFGKTLKASFRQLGMMAMVVLTGVIFFSTLVYFLEKDEPGSQFYSIPAACWWCIVTMTTVGYGDLTPTTVPGKLVATGAIACGVLVLALPITIIVDNFMKVAEGERGHAASGVARRFGQRQYEQSQTPELNNLTRTTSMKKPNTEDTIC